The proteins below are encoded in one region of Amorphus orientalis:
- a CDS encoding copper chaperone PCu(A)C yields the protein MRIKNQGSTADRLLRATSKKTGPIEIQRTIVVGGTPSQRTVQSIDIPAGGSVELSTTGYMLRLTRVHEDFTKKNATIPVELDFMIAGRFPVEFEIQAAGPPLPQPAPKDAEGNPLATAGPISIEGLEEGKYGSQPSSGGQTTAKSGTSSSSTSGSGNSGASNSR from the coding sequence ATGCGCATCAAGAACCAGGGCTCGACGGCGGACCGGCTTCTGCGGGCCACATCGAAGAAGACCGGGCCGATCGAGATCCAGCGCACCATCGTCGTGGGCGGCACGCCCAGCCAGCGGACCGTCCAGAGCATCGACATTCCCGCCGGCGGGTCGGTCGAGCTCTCGACCACCGGCTACATGCTGCGCCTGACCCGCGTCCACGAGGACTTCACCAAGAAAAACGCCACCATCCCGGTCGAGCTCGATTTCATGATCGCCGGGCGCTTTCCCGTCGAGTTCGAGATCCAGGCCGCCGGCCCGCCGCTCCCGCAACCGGCGCCCAAGGACGCCGAGGGCAATCCGCTCGCAACCGCAGGCCCGATCTCGATCGAAGGTCTCGAGGAAGGCAAGTACGGCAGCCAGCCGTCCAGCGGAGGCCAGACGACGGCCAAATCCGGGACCTCCTCTTCCTCGACCTCCGGTTCCGGAAATTCGGGTGCAAGCAATTCCCGATAA
- a CDS encoding TssA family type VI secretion system protein has translation MSDWRDQFEDPRAAVGGEAIRADAPAGKPVRDSEAFTLVEDELRKLETEGPTAVRWPNVRDRSLAILREEGKDLLPACWLCFALFKVEGFHGLATGLLILDGMCQTFWDEMQPPPQRARGRANVFDWLSERISPLLEHADVAQEDDVAIVAAYEAAQTLTDLVAEKLSIDTTLSILLRSIRTHASPARERLEQAAAAADRAAEEAAKAEEAAASGPEASADAATEPAPAAADASPAAGGEAAAQTPAAPAPAAAQPTPAPAAAPAASAPAPNLVIDTADAERAVTQVTEAMARVATQLRKASKADARAYALLRTACWSRVVQMPDAERGRTAMPAPPGDMVAMLEAAFTAGNHDAVIEQAEALQHDRPFFLTASRWTSAALRALGPGHEAAAATVDGQTEVFLRRFPDLLSMTFSDGTPFADADTVAWIQSTQVGGSGGADADPTQEAAAQARSLLATGKGTEAMALLVKAGNGAASGRERFQWRLAQASLCLEAGRIVEAVALADALVESGDGVDLAEYEPGLLARAAEVRLMALQHQAATAAYPEDELTRRRAAARSELVKVDAARAFACGV, from the coding sequence GTGTCGGATTGGCGCGACCAGTTCGAGGATCCGCGCGCAGCGGTCGGTGGCGAGGCGATCCGCGCCGACGCCCCTGCCGGCAAGCCCGTGCGGGACAGCGAGGCGTTCACCCTCGTCGAAGACGAACTGCGCAAGCTGGAGACCGAAGGCCCGACCGCGGTGCGCTGGCCCAATGTCCGCGACCGGTCGCTCGCCATCCTGCGGGAGGAGGGCAAGGATCTCCTGCCCGCCTGCTGGCTCTGCTTCGCCCTGTTCAAAGTGGAGGGGTTCCACGGCCTGGCCACGGGCCTCCTGATCCTCGACGGCATGTGCCAGACCTTCTGGGACGAGATGCAGCCGCCACCGCAGCGGGCGCGCGGACGGGCAAACGTCTTCGACTGGCTGTCGGAGCGCATTTCACCGCTGCTGGAACATGCCGATGTCGCCCAGGAAGACGATGTCGCCATCGTCGCGGCCTACGAGGCGGCGCAGACGCTGACCGATCTCGTGGCCGAGAAGCTGTCGATCGACACGACGCTCTCGATCCTGCTGCGCTCCATCCGCACCCATGCGTCCCCGGCGCGCGAACGCCTGGAACAGGCGGCTGCCGCGGCTGATCGCGCCGCCGAGGAGGCCGCAAAGGCGGAGGAGGCGGCAGCGTCGGGGCCCGAGGCTTCGGCAGATGCCGCGACCGAGCCGGCACCGGCTGCCGCGGACGCGTCCCCGGCCGCCGGCGGAGAGGCTGCCGCTCAGACGCCGGCCGCGCCCGCACCGGCCGCGGCCCAGCCGACACCGGCGCCTGCCGCCGCGCCGGCTGCGAGCGCGCCGGCCCCCAATCTCGTCATCGACACCGCCGACGCGGAACGCGCGGTCACCCAGGTCACCGAGGCCATGGCCCGGGTCGCCACCCAGCTTCGCAAGGCCTCGAAGGCGGATGCGCGCGCCTACGCGCTGCTGCGCACCGCCTGCTGGAGCCGGGTCGTGCAGATGCCAGATGCCGAGCGCGGGCGCACCGCCATGCCGGCTCCGCCCGGCGACATGGTGGCCATGCTGGAGGCGGCTTTCACCGCGGGCAACCACGATGCCGTGATCGAGCAGGCCGAGGCGCTGCAGCACGATCGGCCCTTCTTTCTGACGGCGAGCCGGTGGACGTCCGCGGCGCTGCGCGCGCTCGGGCCCGGTCACGAAGCGGCGGCTGCGACCGTCGACGGCCAGACCGAAGTCTTTCTGCGCCGCTTTCCCGACCTTCTCTCCATGACCTTTTCCGACGGAACGCCATTTGCGGACGCCGATACGGTCGCCTGGATCCAGTCGACCCAGGTCGGCGGCAGTGGCGGCGCCGACGCGGATCCGACCCAGGAAGCCGCGGCCCAGGCACGCAGTCTGCTGGCGACGGGCAAGGGCACAGAGGCCATGGCGCTTCTGGTGAAGGCCGGCAACGGCGCGGCGTCCGGCCGCGAACGTTTCCAGTGGCGCCTCGCCCAGGCCTCGCTGTGCCTGGAGGCCGGCCGGATCGTCGAGGCCGTGGCCCTGGCCGACGCGCTGGTGGAAAGCGGCGACGGGGTCGATCTGGCCGAGTACGAGCCCGGCCTTCTGGCGCGGGCGGCGGAAGTGCGTCTGATGGCGCTGCAGCACCAGGCGGCGACGGCCGCCTATCCGGAGGACGAACTGACGAGACGCCGCGCGGCAGCGCGCAGCGAACTCGTCAAGGTTGATGCCGCGCGCGCTTTCGCATGCGGTGTGTAA
- the tssB gene encoding type VI secretion system contractile sheath small subunit codes for MSKESSVAPKERVNIRYKPATGNAREEVELPLKLLMLGDFTMKPDETPIEDRKLADVNKDNFNDVMRSYDLGLDLNVENKLEESEGGEPEQMAVSLKFETLKDFEPENVARQVPELNRLLELREALVALKGPLGNVPQFRKMIQGMLDDSDQREKLLAELTSVTEAKSQDGEEPKS; via the coding sequence ATGTCTAAGGAATCGTCGGTTGCGCCGAAGGAGCGGGTGAACATCCGCTACAAGCCGGCCACGGGTAATGCGCGCGAAGAAGTCGAGCTGCCGCTGAAGCTTCTGATGCTTGGCGACTTCACGATGAAGCCGGACGAGACGCCGATCGAGGATCGCAAGCTCGCCGACGTCAACAAGGACAACTTCAACGACGTCATGCGCAGCTACGATCTCGGGCTCGATCTCAACGTCGAGAACAAGCTCGAGGAAAGCGAGGGCGGCGAGCCCGAGCAGATGGCGGTGTCGCTCAAATTCGAGACCCTGAAGGACTTCGAGCCGGAGAACGTGGCGCGGCAGGTGCCCGAACTGAACCGGCTTCTGGAGCTGCGCGAGGCGCTGGTGGCGCTGAAGGGCCCGCTCGGCAACGTTCCGCAGTTCCGCAAGATGATCCAGGGCATGCTGGACGATTCCGATCAGCGCGAGAAGCTGCTGGCCGAGCTGACCTCGGTGACGGAAGCCAAGTCCCAGGACGGCGAAGAGCCGAAGTCCTGA
- the tssC gene encoding type VI secretion system contractile sheath large subunit → MADTELEKSQGTTTEETTEASLLDQILQETRMAPEDDGYDVAKQGVAALISELMKPSRSDEKVNNLAVDQMIAEIDRKMSDQLNSIMHQENFQKLESAWRGLKFVVDRTDFRQNIRIEMMNAAKDDLLTDFEDAPETVKSGLYKHVYTAEYGQFGGQPFGAVISNYEFGPGAQDVKLMQYMSSVGAMSHAPVIAGVSPQMLGVDKFEELPNLKDLESIFEGPKYAKWKSFRESEDSRYMGLTLPRFLLRLPYGRETVPVKSFDFEEDPAGSTQNYLWGNTAFAFATRLTDSFAKYRWCPNIIGPQSGGAVEDLPLHNFEAMGQLQTKIPTEVLVSDRREYELAEQGFISLTMRKGSDNAAFFSANSVQKPKYFGTSAEGRDAELNYKLGTQLPYMFVVSRLAHYIKVLQRENIGSWKDRGELQQELSTWIRQYVSDQESPSAEVRSRRPLKKADIVVEDVEGEPGWYRVNMAIQPHFKYMGADFTLSLHGKLDKN, encoded by the coding sequence ATGGCCGACACCGAACTCGAAAAGTCCCAGGGAACGACGACCGAGGAGACGACCGAGGCGTCCCTTCTCGACCAGATTCTCCAGGAAACCCGGATGGCGCCCGAGGACGACGGCTATGACGTCGCCAAGCAGGGCGTCGCGGCGCTGATCTCGGAGCTGATGAAGCCGAGCCGCTCCGACGAGAAGGTCAACAATCTCGCCGTCGATCAGATGATCGCCGAGATCGACCGCAAGATGTCGGATCAGCTCAATTCGATCATGCACCAGGAGAACTTCCAGAAGCTCGAGTCGGCATGGCGCGGGCTGAAGTTCGTGGTCGACCGCACCGACTTCCGGCAGAACATCCGCATCGAGATGATGAACGCCGCGAAGGACGATCTCCTCACCGATTTCGAGGACGCGCCGGAGACGGTGAAGTCCGGCCTCTACAAGCACGTCTACACGGCCGAGTACGGCCAGTTCGGCGGCCAGCCGTTCGGCGCGGTGATCAGCAACTACGAGTTCGGGCCGGGCGCCCAGGACGTGAAGCTGATGCAGTACATGTCCAGCGTCGGCGCCATGTCCCACGCGCCGGTCATCGCCGGCGTGTCGCCGCAGATGCTGGGCGTCGACAAGTTCGAGGAGCTGCCGAACCTAAAGGATCTGGAATCGATCTTCGAGGGCCCGAAATACGCCAAGTGGAAGAGCTTCCGCGAGTCCGAGGACTCCCGCTACATGGGGCTCACCCTGCCGCGCTTCCTGCTGCGCCTTCCCTACGGCCGCGAGACCGTGCCGGTGAAGAGCTTCGACTTCGAGGAGGATCCGGCCGGCAGCACCCAGAATTATCTTTGGGGCAACACCGCCTTCGCCTTCGCGACGCGGCTGACGGACTCGTTCGCCAAATACCGCTGGTGCCCGAACATCATCGGCCCGCAGTCCGGCGGCGCGGTCGAGGACCTTCCGCTGCACAACTTCGAGGCCATGGGCCAGCTGCAGACCAAGATCCCGACCGAGGTTCTGGTCTCCGACCGGCGCGAATACGAACTGGCCGAGCAGGGCTTCATCTCGCTGACCATGCGCAAGGGCAGCGACAACGCCGCCTTCTTCTCGGCGAACTCGGTGCAGAAGCCGAAATATTTCGGCACCTCGGCGGAAGGCCGGGATGCGGAGCTGAACTACAAGCTCGGCACGCAGCTGCCGTACATGTTCGTGGTCAGCCGTCTCGCCCACTACATCAAGGTGCTCCAGCGCGAGAACATCGGCAGCTGGAAGGACCGGGGCGAGCTGCAGCAGGAACTGTCGACCTGGATCCGTCAGTACGTGTCCGATCAGGAATCGCCGTCCGCCGAAGTGCGTTCACGCCGTCCGCTGAAGAAGGCGGACATCGTGGTCGAAGACGTGGAAGGCGAGCCGGGCTGGTACCGGGTCAACATGGCGATCCAGCCGCACTTCAAGTACATGGGTGCGGACTTCACGCTGTCGCTGCACGGCAAGCTCGACAAGAACTGA
- the tssE gene encoding type VI secretion system baseplate subunit TssE, which translates to MRYELTLLERLDAAQTGRPVSRGDIDPSAVVESVMANLQLVLNSREGCCETRPDFGVPDFNSFLGQFPDALPAISRTVREQIRAFEPRLTEVDVKFIPDPDQPLSLNFHITAKLIVDDKSRPVSFETVFTDDGHVSLRR; encoded by the coding sequence ATGCGTTACGAGCTCACCTTGCTGGAGCGACTGGATGCCGCCCAGACCGGGCGTCCGGTCTCGCGCGGCGACATCGATCCGTCCGCCGTGGTCGAGAGCGTTATGGCCAACCTCCAGCTGGTGCTGAATTCGCGCGAGGGGTGCTGCGAGACGCGTCCGGATTTCGGCGTGCCCGACTTCAACTCCTTCCTGGGCCAGTTCCCCGATGCGCTGCCGGCGATCTCGCGCACGGTGCGCGAGCAGATCCGCGCCTTCGAGCCGCGCCTGACGGAGGTCGACGTCAAGTTCATTCCGGATCCGGATCAGCCGCTGTCCCTGAACTTCCACATCACCGCAAAGCTCATCGTGGACGACAAGTCGCGGCCGGTTTCGTTCGAAACCGTGTTCACCGACGACGGCCACGTGTCGCTGCGCCGGTAA
- the tssF gene encoding type VI secretion system baseplate subunit TssF, which produces MTINRYYEDELTYLRELGEEFARANPKLAAFLGRESDDPDVERLMEAFAFLTGRLRQRLDDELPELATGLLQLVNPQLLKPIPPMTMMTFRPKPDVGIEPLEVPRNTTVASQGVRGTTCLFTTRYPLSVLPLEVDDVVMENRSTSANLTMNLNVTDAIPAEDLRRIPLRLHFSSEREPIIGRTLLLWMLRYLREVTVSVGDTTGIRLSPSVIKPVGFGQGDDVIPYSVNSFWAFRVLQEYLLFPSKFLFVDLDWSEALPADFGHTGSPRITVAFSFSRPLPDQVRVSRRHIELNATPAVNLFRTEAMPIMVDPRRSEYRVRPPKPDESVHGIQRVTGYVQGQSGRITYYPFESFRHDHGNESDRRIYYRSHPRPATVTNGIDMEISFVNGREQAMDPRAETITMLIDVTNGGVAHLLPIGSVTQATGDTPGSVTFRNVSTVTNEVAPPLNDGIQWRLISSLARNFGSLLSVEALRAVIDAYDFRAAYDVAERQQLDNLLAAIISIDVEPFDLFLDGRPVRSRRIVLRVSESAIGGEGELFLFGSVMDVFFAAYASVNSHHVLRVIGVDSNAVYEWAPRIGEASPQ; this is translated from the coding sequence ATGACCATCAACCGCTACTACGAAGACGAACTCACCTACCTGCGCGAGCTCGGCGAGGAATTCGCCCGCGCGAACCCGAAGCTCGCCGCGTTCCTGGGCCGGGAATCCGACGATCCAGACGTGGAGCGGCTGATGGAGGCGTTCGCCTTCCTCACCGGGCGACTGCGGCAGCGGCTCGACGACGAGCTTCCCGAGCTGGCCACCGGCCTGCTGCAACTGGTCAATCCGCAGCTGCTCAAGCCGATCCCGCCGATGACGATGATGACGTTCCGCCCCAAGCCGGACGTCGGCATCGAGCCCCTCGAGGTGCCCCGCAACACGACGGTCGCCTCCCAGGGCGTGCGCGGAACCACCTGTCTGTTCACCACGCGCTATCCGCTGTCGGTGCTGCCGCTCGAGGTCGACGACGTGGTGATGGAAAACCGCAGCACGTCGGCCAACCTGACGATGAACCTCAACGTCACCGACGCGATCCCGGCGGAGGATCTGCGCCGGATACCGCTCCGGCTGCATTTTTCCAGCGAACGCGAACCGATCATCGGCCGGACGCTCCTGTTGTGGATGCTGCGCTATCTGCGCGAGGTCACCGTCTCCGTCGGCGATACGACGGGGATCCGCCTCAGCCCGAGCGTCATCAAGCCGGTCGGGTTCGGCCAGGGCGACGACGTCATTCCCTATTCGGTGAACAGCTTCTGGGCGTTCCGCGTCCTGCAGGAATATCTGCTGTTCCCGTCGAAATTCCTGTTCGTGGACCTGGACTGGTCGGAGGCCCTACCGGCGGATTTCGGCCACACGGGGTCGCCGCGGATCACGGTCGCGTTCTCGTTCTCGCGGCCGCTGCCCGATCAGGTGCGGGTGTCGCGTCGGCACATCGAGCTGAACGCGACGCCGGCAGTCAACCTGTTCCGGACCGAAGCGATGCCGATCATGGTCGATCCGCGCCGCAGCGAGTACCGCGTGCGGCCGCCGAAGCCGGACGAGTCGGTGCACGGGATCCAGCGCGTGACCGGCTACGTGCAGGGCCAGAGCGGCCGCATCACCTATTATCCGTTCGAGAGCTTCCGCCACGACCACGGCAACGAGAGCGACCGGCGGATCTACTATCGCAGCCATCCGCGACCGGCGACGGTGACCAACGGGATCGACATGGAGATCTCGTTCGTGAACGGGCGCGAGCAGGCGATGGACCCGCGTGCGGAAACGATCACCATGCTGATCGACGTGACCAACGGCGGCGTGGCCCATCTGCTGCCGATCGGTTCGGTGACCCAGGCGACGGGTGACACGCCCGGCTCGGTGACGTTCCGCAACGTGTCGACGGTCACCAACGAAGTCGCGCCGCCGCTGAACGACGGCATCCAGTGGCGCCTGATCTCGAGCCTCGCGCGCAATTTCGGATCGCTGCTCTCGGTGGAGGCGCTGAGGGCGGTGATCGACGCCTACGATTTCCGGGCGGCCTATGACGTGGCCGAACGGCAGCAGCTCGACAATCTGCTCGCCGCGATCATCTCGATCGACGTCGAGCCCTTCGATCTCTTCCTCGACGGCCGCCCGGTGCGCAGCCGTCGCATCGTCCTCCGCGTCAGCGAATCCGCCATCGGCGGGGAGGGCGAACTGTTCCTTTTCGGATCGGTGATGGACGTGTTCTTCGCCGCCTATGCGTCGGTGAACAGCCATCACGTGCTCCGGGTTATCGGTGTCGACAGCAACGCGGTGTACGAATGGGCCCCACGGATAGGCGAGGCGAGTCCGCAATAG
- the tssG gene encoding type VI secretion system baseplate subunit TssG, translating to MGPTDRRGESAIGDAELSALADYGFNNAVSRLQRLLDAESIGGVDLRPENERLRFRATRSLGFPAREVDSVSESPDIPGLIEIRVNFLGLYGPSSPLPPAYTERITRADLDDDVLEDFLDFFNHRMISLYRRIWARWRYHLRYRTGGGDPISARLLSLYGAPAVKGSRAADPQAALLLPQIGLLALYSRSSDVVASILTHHFKVPVKVREFVTREVQLTQEARGRLGASMQVGRNMIIGSYVRDSLGKFRVRVGPLSLPLFKRFLPSGGDYERLRRLIELTLKEPLEWDVELVLEDNQAAGSRLGRSQLGWTSWLGQVSGSVEPVVVAGDFRGQGPTETSSQGRQAA from the coding sequence ATGGGCCCCACGGATAGGCGAGGCGAGTCCGCAATAGGCGACGCCGAGCTTTCGGCCCTTGCGGACTACGGCTTCAACAATGCGGTCTCCCGTCTCCAGCGCCTGCTCGATGCAGAGTCGATTGGAGGGGTGGACCTGCGTCCGGAGAACGAGCGGCTGCGGTTCCGCGCGACCCGCTCGCTGGGCTTTCCCGCGCGCGAGGTCGACAGCGTCAGCGAGTCGCCCGACATTCCGGGCCTGATCGAGATCCGGGTGAACTTCCTCGGCCTCTACGGCCCGTCGTCGCCGCTGCCGCCGGCCTATACCGAACGGATCACGCGCGCCGATCTCGACGACGACGTGCTCGAGGACTTCCTCGATTTCTTCAATCACCGGATGATCTCGCTCTACAGGCGGATCTGGGCGCGGTGGCGGTATCATCTGCGCTACCGGACCGGCGGCGGTGATCCGATCTCCGCCCGGCTGCTGTCGCTCTATGGCGCGCCGGCGGTGAAGGGGTCGCGCGCGGCCGATCCGCAGGCGGCGCTGCTTCTGCCGCAGATCGGGCTTCTGGCGCTCTATAGCCGGTCGTCCGACGTGGTGGCGAGCATTCTCACCCATCATTTCAAGGTGCCGGTGAAGGTGCGCGAGTTCGTCACCCGCGAGGTCCAGCTCACCCAGGAGGCGCGGGGCCGGCTGGGCGCGTCCATGCAGGTTGGCCGCAACATGATCATCGGCAGCTATGTCCGCGACAGTCTCGGCAAGTTCCGGGTGCGTGTGGGGCCGCTGTCGCTGCCTCTGTTCAAGCGGTTCCTGCCGAGCGGCGGCGACTACGAGCGGCTGCGCCGCCTGATCGAGCTGACGCTCAAGGAGCCGCTGGAGTGGGACGTGGAACTGGTGCTGGAAGACAATCAGGCCGCCGGCTCCCGGCTCGGCCGCAGCCAGCTGGGCTGGACCTCGTGGCTCGGCCAGGTGTCCGGCTCGGTGGAGCCGGTCGTCGTGGCCGGCGACTTCCGGGGGCAGGGGCCGACTGAAACGTCAAGCCAAGGGAGGCAGGCGGCATGA
- the tagH gene encoding type VI secretion system-associated FHA domain protein TagH has translation MKLVLSVLSGQPGGLKRGTEHTFDYQGGVIGRNATCDWRIEDSTRTISGRHATISYRDGRFYITDTSTNGVYLGDAETPLGRGHSTEVVQGTRLRFGDYVISARLQEDGGSQSRSGPRMSIVPDASSQHGEVDPLSALGAEYSGRSDNIYATGRGTSTASRDPMPTPRRRGDDTLGSFFGSAPTQATKSDPFADLGGGPSRPRPSTDRPDPAGGHSGGSDQTAYIPRDIGADFASPPPRQAQPQPQEMPQSQPRPAPAPASIAQTLENDIGARLSSALATELGNPGSGQARESADAGSGAHDHGARQAPPRQQPPAAPPSGGGSAAGPIPDHVSWEDLLGGGGGSAAASGPAIAPATPAGTGQRSPAAAQPLPPLDSLLGSEPDARPAQPTPSQPAQSPVETRTPGPEATSPAASEPSRPPRARRTPGNNLLSDLVTPASTGSGPRAGNGEKPPAEGATLDPVSALRARASHRAASPPQQPAPAAAPAPSAAPAAPAAPVSADLDAVLTAAGLDPQTIPADRKAAVAAEVARTARAAAEGLSDVLAARRLFKEEFRLDQTRIQPEDNNPFKFYGSGQEALQRALSKPEPGFLKLDEAMETGFTEIKAHEMAAVTVMQEAIGAILAQLDPASIQAEDAAGGFFGRGDGKALWERYKELHAQLSQDPETTTRRLVSDQFMRAYDKNLAALKGKDRSR, from the coding sequence ATGAAGCTCGTCCTCTCCGTCCTGTCGGGTCAGCCCGGCGGGCTGAAGCGCGGTACGGAACACACCTTCGACTATCAGGGCGGGGTCATCGGCCGGAATGCGACCTGCGACTGGCGGATCGAGGATTCCACCCGCACGATCTCGGGCCGGCACGCCACCATCAGCTATCGCGACGGCCGCTTCTACATCACCGACACCAGCACCAACGGCGTGTATCTTGGGGACGCGGAAACCCCGCTCGGACGGGGCCATTCGACGGAGGTCGTCCAGGGAACGCGGCTGCGCTTCGGCGACTATGTGATCAGCGCGCGGCTTCAGGAGGACGGCGGCAGCCAGAGCCGGTCGGGTCCGCGCATGTCGATCGTTCCGGACGCGTCGTCCCAGCACGGCGAGGTCGATCCGCTGTCTGCGCTGGGTGCAGAATATTCCGGACGCTCCGACAATATCTACGCGACCGGCCGCGGTACCTCGACCGCCAGCCGCGACCCGATGCCGACGCCGCGCCGCAGGGGCGACGACACGCTGGGGTCCTTCTTCGGCAGCGCGCCGACCCAGGCCACAAAGAGCGATCCGTTCGCCGACCTCGGCGGTGGCCCCAGCCGGCCCCGCCCCTCGACCGATCGTCCCGACCCGGCAGGCGGTCACTCCGGCGGGTCGGATCAGACGGCCTACATTCCGCGGGACATCGGGGCCGATTTCGCCTCGCCGCCACCGCGGCAGGCTCAGCCGCAGCCTCAGGAGATGCCCCAGTCCCAGCCTCGGCCGGCGCCGGCGCCGGCGAGCATCGCGCAGACGCTTGAGAACGACATCGGCGCCCGGCTGAGCAGCGCACTTGCGACCGAACTCGGCAATCCCGGTTCCGGACAGGCGCGGGAGAGTGCGGACGCGGGCAGCGGCGCCCACGATCACGGCGCGCGCCAGGCGCCGCCCCGACAGCAGCCGCCGGCCGCGCCGCCTTCCGGCGGCGGCAGTGCGGCGGGGCCGATCCCCGATCACGTGTCCTGGGAGGATCTCCTCGGCGGCGGGGGCGGCAGCGCCGCCGCCTCAGGACCGGCGATCGCGCCTGCGACCCCGGCGGGCACCGGGCAGCGCAGCCCGGCCGCCGCGCAGCCTCTGCCACCCCTCGACAGCCTGCTCGGATCCGAGCCGGATGCCCGCCCGGCCCAGCCGACGCCATCCCAACCGGCGCAGTCGCCGGTCGAGACGCGCACGCCAGGGCCGGAAGCGACGTCTCCGGCCGCCTCCGAACCGAGCCGTCCGCCGCGGGCCCGCCGGACACCCGGCAACAATCTGCTGTCCGATCTGGTGACGCCGGCCAGCACCGGTTCCGGCCCCCGCGCAGGCAATGGCGAGAAGCCGCCGGCCGAAGGTGCGACGCTCGATCCGGTGTCCGCCCTGCGCGCCCGGGCCAGCCACCGCGCCGCCAGCCCGCCGCAGCAGCCGGCGCCTGCGGCAGCCCCGGCACCGTCGGCCGCGCCCGCCGCACCGGCGGCCCCGGTGTCGGCGGATCTCGACGCGGTGCTGACCGCGGCCGGGCTCGATCCGCAGACGATCCCAGCCGACCGCAAGGCCGCGGTGGCCGCCGAGGTTGCGCGCACCGCACGGGCCGCCGCCGAGGGGCTCTCCGACGTGCTGGCCGCCCGCCGTCTCTTCAAGGAGGAGTTCCGGCTGGACCAGACGCGGATCCAGCCGGAGGACAACAACCCGTTCAAGTTCTACGGATCGGGCCAGGAAGCGCTGCAGCGGGCGCTTTCGAAGCCGGAGCCGGGGTTCCTCAAGCTCGACGAGGCCATGGAGACCGGCTTCACGGAGATCAAGGCCCACGAGATGGCGGCGGTGACGGTGATGCAGGAGGCGATTGGCGCTATTCTTGCGCAGCTGGATCCGGCATCCATCCAGGCCGAGGACGCCGCGGGTGGATTTTTCGGTCGCGGCGATGGCAAGGCGTTGTGGGAGCGGTACAAGGAACTGCACGCCCAGCTCTCGCAGGATCCGGAAACGACCACCCGCCGGCTCGTCTCCGATCAGTTCATGCGTGCCTACGACAAGAATCTTGCCGCGTTGAAAGGGAAGGACAGGTCGCGATGA
- the tssJ gene encoding type VI secretion system lipoprotein TssJ has translation MSFAFASRRPAALAVLMALSVVLAGCGGGLFKKSPTTLNITMSANAQLNPNVDDEPSPVVVRIYELKSAQSFNQAEFFQLYDDDTKTLGPDLVAKTEYEIAPGTTKKIKKTTPDETAYIAVLAGFRDIDSATWRASAAVTKNKENIVTVTLTSLAVSLSAGEKKALGVF, from the coding sequence ATGAGTTTTGCGTTTGCAAGCAGGAGGCCCGCGGCGCTCGCCGTGTTGATGGCGCTCAGCGTCGTGCTGGCCGGGTGCGGCGGCGGTCTCTTCAAGAAGTCGCCGACGACCCTGAACATCACCATGTCCGCAAACGCCCAGCTCAATCCGAACGTGGACGACGAGCCCTCGCCCGTCGTGGTCCGGATCTACGAGCTGAAGTCGGCGCAGTCGTTCAACCAGGCGGAGTTCTTCCAGCTCTACGACGACGACACCAAGACGCTGGGCCCGGACCTGGTGGCCAAAACCGAGTACGAGATCGCGCCGGGGACCACCAAGAAGATCAAGAAGACGACGCCCGACGAAACCGCGTACATCGCCGTGCTCGCCGGGTTCCGCGACATCGATTCCGCCACCTGGCGGGCGTCCGCCGCCGTCACGAAGAACAAGGAAAACATCGTCACGGTCACGCTGACCAGTCTGGCGGTTTCCTTGTCGGCCGGTGAGAAGAAGGCCTTGGGCGTATTCTAG